A genome region from Synchiropus splendidus isolate RoL2022-P1 chromosome 5, RoL_Sspl_1.0, whole genome shotgun sequence includes the following:
- the ppm1g gene encoding protein phosphatase 1G isoform X2, with product MTTEDVIKELTQIAGRPTDDGPAEKVADEDDLDTEEAALLHEEATMTIEELLVRYGQNRNAAAKKASGEKSGSDADGPKGDGVNGEVAEESNGKMKEVVSSGSKLTQCPRAAGAAVPDADTGESGSSNGEEKPGKAGVDAGPSCSSSSAKAAGDTKSRFFDDSESEGEEENEGSDTEDSTEEEEDDSSETEEEEDTEEGEDSEDEDEEGMCLPGMDGKEEPGSDSGTTAVVALIRGKQLIVANAGDSRCVVSEKGKAVDMSYDHKPEDEVELTRIKNAGGKVTMDGRVNGGLNLSRAIGDHIYKRNKTLPPEEQMISAMPDVKVLTLNDDHDFMVIACDGIWNVLSSQEVIDFISERIKPDQSGHTRALSNIVEELLDHCLAPDTSGDGTGCDNMTCIIVTFRPHKASAQGQTTEDCDDTKKRKLQEEAGVELENGNDSKKAKSD from the exons ATGACCACTGAGGACGTCATCAAGGAGCTGACTCAAATAGCTGGACGGCCGACAGACGATGGTCCTGCAGAAAAGGTGGCAGATGAAGATGATT TGGACACAGAAGAAGCTGCTTTGCTCCACGAAGAGGCCACCATGACTATTGAAGAGCTTCTGGTGCGCTACGGCCAAAACCGCAACGCTGCTGCTAAGAAAGCATCAGGAGAAAAGTCTGGGTCGGATGCTGACGGACCAAAAGGAGACGGGGTGAATGGCGAGGTGGCTGAGGAGTCAAACGGGAAGATGAAGGAAGTCGTGTCGAGCGGCTCTAAACTCACGCAATGTCCACGAGCAGCAGGCGCTGCTGTACCTGATGCAG ACACTGGGGAATCTGGAAGTTCCAATGGAGAAGAAAAACCCGGAAAAGCAGGAGTAGACGCTGGtccttcctgctcctcctcgtcTGCTAAGGCTGCAGGTGATACCAAGTCCAGATTTTTCGATGACAGCGAGtccgagggggaggaggaaaaTGAAGGCAGTGATACAGAG GACagcactgaagaagaagaagatgacagCAGTGAGacggaagaggaagaagatacTGAGGAGGGGGAAGActctgaggatgaagatgaggaggggaTGTGTCTCCCTGGAATGGATGGcaaggaggag CCTGGTTCCGACAGCGGCACCACTGCAGTAGTAGCTCTGATCAGAGGGAAGCAGCTGATCGTGGCTAACGCTGGAGACTCTCGCTGTGTGGTGTCAGAGAAAG GCAAAGCTGTCGACATGTCCTACGATCACAAACCCGAAGACGAGGTGGAGCTGACACGGATTAAAAACGCAGGAGGGAAAGTGACCATGGACGGAAGAGTCAACGGGGGATTGAACCTTTCCAGAGCCATTG GTGACCACATCTACAAGAGAAACAAGACTCTCCCGCCAGAAGAGCAGATGATCTCAGCCATGCCGGACGTCAAAGTGCTCACGCTCAACGATGATCATGACTTCATGGTCATTGCTTGTGATGGGATCTG GAATGTTCTTAGCAGTCAGGAGGTGATCGACTTCATCAGCGAGAGGATCAAGCCTGACCAGAGTGGCCACACCAGAGCTCTTTCCAACATAGTGgaagag CTCCTGGACCACTGTCTTGCCCCCGACACGTCTGGAGACGGAACCGGATGTGACAATATGACTTGCATCATCGTGACCTTCAGGCCACACAAGGCGTCCGCTCAAGGTCAGACAACAGAAGACTGCGATGACACAAAGAAGAGAAAGCTTCAGGAGgaggcaggagtggagctggagAACGGCAACGACAGCAAAAAGGCCAAAAGTGACTAA
- the phf10 gene encoding PHD finger protein 10, translated as MAAVLPVRPPCDSNPATPGAQSVKEDIIEEVSNDGSQPLKRRRMGSGDSSRSCDTSSQELGLTYFPAENLTEYKWPPDDTGEYYMLQEQVSEYLGVTSFKRKYPDMERRDLSHKEKLYLREQNVITETQCTLGLTALRSDEVIDLMIKEYPIKHSEYSVILQERERLRIAKEYSQMQQQNPQKVEASKVPEYIKKAAKKAAEFNSNFNRERMEERRAYFDLQTHIIQVPQGRFKVLAPELTKTGPYPVALIPGQFQDYYKRYSPNELRYLPLNTALFEPPLDPELPALDSEPDSDDDEKKNKNSSDSSSGNTSDVESQEGGGAQSHKSKVKDRTSTPAKDRHSSSHKATPGYKPKVIPNAICGICQKGKESNRRGKPEALIHCSQCDNSGHPSCLDMSQELVSVIQTYRWQCMECKTCTVCQQPHHEDEMMFCDKCDRGYHTFCVGMDSIPTGLWVCEVCDKDFNTPKKGGAKTPKKPKSAQK; from the exons ATGGCTGCTGTGCTCCCTGTTAGACCGCCGTGTGATAGCAATCCCGCCACACCTGGAGCTCAGTCCGTTAAG GAGGATATCATTGAAGAAGTGTCCAACGATGGAAGCCAGCCTCTTAAGAGAAGGAGAATGGGATCAGGCGACAGTTCTCGAAGCTGTGACACATCCAGCCAAGAACTCGG TCTGACATATTTCCCAGCCGAGAACTTGACCGAGTACAAGTGGCCCCCAGATGACACTGGAGAGTACTACATGTTGCAGGAACAGGTCAGCGAGTACCTGGGAGTCACATCATTCAAAAGAAAGTATCCAG ACATGGAGAGGCGGGATTTATCTCACAAGGAAAAGCTTTATCTACGAGAGCAAAACGTCATCACAGAGACACAATGCACCCTGG GGCTGACAGCTCTGCGCAGCGACGAGGTGATAGATCTGATGATAAAGGAGTACCCCATAAAACACTCGGAGTACTCCGTCATACTGCAAGAGCGGGAGCGCCTGAGAATAGCCAAAGAGTATTCT cagatgcagcagcaaaATCCTCAGAAGGTGGAGGCCAGCAAGGTCCCAGAGTACATCAAGAAGGCAGCTAAGAAGGCAGCTGAGttcaacagcaacttcaacagAGAGCGCATGGAAGAGAGGAGAGCATATTTTGACCTGCAGACGCAT ATCATCCAGGTTCCCCAGGGCAGGTTCAAGGTTCTTGCTCCAGAGCTAACCAAAACCGGGCCCTACCCAGTAGCTCTCATTCCTGGTCAGTTCCAGGATTACTACAAAAG GTACTCGCCAAATGAACTCCGGTACCTTCCACTGAACACAGCTCTGTTTGAGCCTCCACTGGACCCAGAGCTCCCTGCACTGGACTCAGAACCAGACTCTGATGACGacgagaagaaaaacaagaactCGTCG GACAGTTCTTCAGGCAACACTTCCGATGTGGAGAGTCAGGAGGGCGGAGGCGCGCAGAGCCACAAGTCCAAGGTTAAAGACCGGACGTCCACACCCGCCAAAGACCGCCACTCTTCTTCCCACAAAGCCACTCCCGGGTATAAG CCTAAGGTCATTCCCAATGCTATATGTGGCATTTGCCAGAAGGGTAAAGAATCCAACAGGAGAGGGAAACCAGAGGCTCTGATTCACTGCTCCCAGTGCGACAACAGTG GCCACCCGTCCTGCCTGGACATGAGCCAGGAGCTGGTCAGTGTGATCCAGACGTACCGCTGGCAGTGCATGGAGTGCAAGACCTGCACCGTGTGCCAGCAGCCGCACCATGAGGACGAGATGATGTTCTGCGACAAATGTGACCGCGGGTACCACACCTTCTGCGTAGGCATGGACTCCATACCGACGG GTCTCTGGGTGTGTGAGGTGTGCGACAAAGACTTCAACACACCCAAAAAGGGAGGAGCCAAAACACCAAAGAAGCCCAAGTCAGCTCAGAAGTGA
- the rab4a gene encoding ras-related protein Rab-4A, with protein MSESYDFLFKFLVIGNAGTGKSCLLHQFIEKRFKDESNHTIGVEFGSKIISVVNKMVKLQIWDTAGQERFRSVTRSYYRGAAGALLVYDITSRETYNALTTWLSDARMLASQNIVIILCGNKKDLDADREVTFLEASRFAQENELMFLETSALTGENVEEAFVQCARKILNKIESGELDPERMGSGIQYGDAALRQLRSPRRAQPQGAQECGC; from the exons ATGTCGGAATCTTACG ATTTCCTGTTCAAATTCCTTGTGATTGGGAATGCTGGCACAGGGAAATCCTGTCTGTTGCATCAGTTCATAGAGAAGAGAT TCAAGGATGAATCCAATCACACAATTGGGGTGGAGTTCGGCTCCAAAATCATCAGTGTGGTCAACAAAATGgtcaagctgcaaatatgggaCACGGCAGGTCAAGAACGGTTCAG GTCTGTGACTAGGAGCTACTACAGAGGAGCAGCCGGAGCTTTGCTGGTCTATGACATCACCAG CCGAGAGACCTACAATGCTCTGACCACGTGGCTGAGCGACGCCCGAATGTTGGCGAGCCAGAACATCGTGATCATACTCTGTGGAAACAAGAAGGACCTGGACGCCGACAGAGAGGTCACATTCCTGGAGGCATCACGCTTTGCGCAAGAAAACG AGCTGATGTTCCTGGAGACCAGTGCTCTAACGGGAGAGAACGTTGAAGAAGCGTTTGTTCAGTGTGCTCGGAAAATCCTCAACAAGATCGAGTCAG GAGAGTTGGATCCAGAGAGGATGGGCTCTGGTATCCAGTATGGCGACGCAGCGCTGCGACAGCTCCGGTCACCCCGCCGGGCTCAGCCGCAGGGCGCTCAGGAGTGTGGCTGCTAG
- the pdcd2 gene encoding programmed cell death protein 2 isoform X1, translated as MSSVEVDLGFLEEADPWRLRSPQFPSKVGGKPAWLSQTGLPSVAELECQKCRLPMAFLLQVYAPVSGLDRCFHRTLFLFCCKTPECYTRGDSRCMKVFRSQLPRRNDFYSFDPPPEDEPPSDDDPKQSVLPSSGVKLCWVCGCPGNKACARCHTVTYCGKHHQTLHWKNTHKRECCSQEAAVATASSFLFPESELVTEPEEEQREREEEKQEAQRSDDCPSLAEGLAESELEEMALHETEDSKVFQRFKRRIATEPHQVLRYTRGGSPLWVSSQLIPSEQDIPPCTCGARRTFEFQVMPQLLNSLRVDSTGASVDWGTLAVFTCADSCNHDDQYCTEFIWKQDFSSDQHSLNKKP; from the exons ATGTCATCTGTGGAGGTAGATCTGGGTTTCCTGGAGGAAGCGGATCCTTGGCGACTTCGCTCCCCGCAGTTTCCCAGTAAAGTGGGAGGTAAGCCGGCGTGGCTGAGCCAGACCGGCCTGCCGTCTGTGGCCGAGCTGGAGTGCCAGAAATGCCGCCTGCCCATGGCTTTCctgctgcag GTTTATGCACCGGTGTCAGGTCTGGACAGATGCTTCCACAGGACACTCTTTTTGTTCTGCTGCAAAACACCAGAGTGCTATACCAGAGGTGACAGCCGTTGCATGAAAG TGTTCAGGAGTCAGCTCCCAAGAAGAAATGACTTCTACTCCTTCGACCCTCCACCAG AGGACGAACCCCCAAGTGATGACGATCCAAAGCAGAGTGTTCTGCCGTCCTCTGGGGTGAAGCTGTGCTGGGTGTGCGGTTGTCCTGGCAACAAAGCCTGCGCCCGCTGTCATACAGTCACTTACTGTGGGAAACACCATCAGACGCTTCactggaaaaacacacacaagagagAGTGCTGCAGTCAAG AAGCAGCAGTGGCCACGGCTTCATCTTTTCTCTTCCCTGAGTCTGAGCTGGTGACTGAGCCTGAAGAGGAACAGCgtgaaagagaggaggagaaacaggaGGCTCAGAGGAGTGATGACTGTCCGTCATTAGCAGAAG GTCTTGCTGAGTCAGAGCTAGAAGAAATGGCTCTACACGAGACGGAAGACAGCAAAGTGTTCCAGCGGTTTAAGAGGAGAATCGCAACAGAGCCTCACCAG GTGTTGCGTTACACCAGAGGGGGTTCTCCTTTATGGGTCTCCTCACAGCTCATTCCCTCAGAGCAGGACATCCCACCGTGCACCTGTGGGGCCAGAAGGACCTTCGAGTTCCAG GTGATGCCACAGCTGTTGAACAGCCTGAGAGTGGACTCCACCGGCGCCAGCGTGGACTGGGGCACTCTGGCGGTCTTCACCTGCGCGGACAGCTGTAACCATGATGACCAGTATTGCACAGAGTTCATCTGGAAACAGGACTTCAGCTCAGATCAGCACTCACTCAATAAGAAGCCATGA
- the pdcd2 gene encoding programmed cell death protein 2 isoform X2, whose product MSSVEVDLGFLEEADPWRLRSPQFPSKVGGKPAWLSQTGLPSVAELECQKCRLPMAFLLQVYAPVSGLDRCFHRTLFLFCCKTPECYTRVFRSQLPRRNDFYSFDPPPEDEPPSDDDPKQSVLPSSGVKLCWVCGCPGNKACARCHTVTYCGKHHQTLHWKNTHKRECCSQEAAVATASSFLFPESELVTEPEEEQREREEEKQEAQRSDDCPSLAEGLAESELEEMALHETEDSKVFQRFKRRIATEPHQVLRYTRGGSPLWVSSQLIPSEQDIPPCTCGARRTFEFQVMPQLLNSLRVDSTGASVDWGTLAVFTCADSCNHDDQYCTEFIWKQDFSSDQHSLNKKP is encoded by the exons ATGTCATCTGTGGAGGTAGATCTGGGTTTCCTGGAGGAAGCGGATCCTTGGCGACTTCGCTCCCCGCAGTTTCCCAGTAAAGTGGGAGGTAAGCCGGCGTGGCTGAGCCAGACCGGCCTGCCGTCTGTGGCCGAGCTGGAGTGCCAGAAATGCCGCCTGCCCATGGCTTTCctgctgcag GTTTATGCACCGGTGTCAGGTCTGGACAGATGCTTCCACAGGACACTCTTTTTGTTCTGCTGCAAAACACCAGAGTGCTATACCAGAG TGTTCAGGAGTCAGCTCCCAAGAAGAAATGACTTCTACTCCTTCGACCCTCCACCAG AGGACGAACCCCCAAGTGATGACGATCCAAAGCAGAGTGTTCTGCCGTCCTCTGGGGTGAAGCTGTGCTGGGTGTGCGGTTGTCCTGGCAACAAAGCCTGCGCCCGCTGTCATACAGTCACTTACTGTGGGAAACACCATCAGACGCTTCactggaaaaacacacacaagagagAGTGCTGCAGTCAAG AAGCAGCAGTGGCCACGGCTTCATCTTTTCTCTTCCCTGAGTCTGAGCTGGTGACTGAGCCTGAAGAGGAACAGCgtgaaagagaggaggagaaacaggaGGCTCAGAGGAGTGATGACTGTCCGTCATTAGCAGAAG GTCTTGCTGAGTCAGAGCTAGAAGAAATGGCTCTACACGAGACGGAAGACAGCAAAGTGTTCCAGCGGTTTAAGAGGAGAATCGCAACAGAGCCTCACCAG GTGTTGCGTTACACCAGAGGGGGTTCTCCTTTATGGGTCTCCTCACAGCTCATTCCCTCAGAGCAGGACATCCCACCGTGCACCTGTGGGGCCAGAAGGACCTTCGAGTTCCAG GTGATGCCACAGCTGTTGAACAGCCTGAGAGTGGACTCCACCGGCGCCAGCGTGGACTGGGGCACTCTGGCGGTCTTCACCTGCGCGGACAGCTGTAACCATGATGACCAGTATTGCACAGAGTTCATCTGGAAACAGGACTTCAGCTCAGATCAGCACTCACTCAATAAGAAGCCATGA
- the psmc3 gene encoding 26S proteasome regulatory subunit 6A translates to MALSDKSVWDEVEDGIGEEVLKMSTEEIAQRTRLLDSEIKIMKSEVLRVTHELQAMKDKIKENTEKIKVNKTLPYLVSNVIELLDVDPNDQEEDGANVDLDSQRKGKCAVIKTSTRQTYFLPVIGLVDAEKLKPGDLVGVNKDSYLILETLPTEYDSRVKAMEVDERPTEQYSDIGGLDKQIQELVEAIVLPMNHKEKFENLGIQPPKGVLMYGPPGTGKTLLARACAAQTKATFLKLAGPQLVQMFIGDGAKLVRDAFALAKEKAPSIIFIDELDAIGTKRFDSEKAGDREVQRTMLELLNQLDGFQPNMQVKVIAATNRVDILDPALLRSGRLDRKIEFPMPNEEARARIMQIHSRKMNVSPDVNYEELARCTDDFNGAQCKAVCVEAGMIALRRGATELNHEDYMEGILEVQAKKKANLQYYA, encoded by the exons ATGGCGCTGAGTGACAAATCAGTTTGGGATGAAGTGGAAGATGGAATCGGAGAAGAAGTCTTAAAAATGTCCACAGAGGAGATAGCTCAGCGAACTCGCCTCCTGGATAGCGAGATCAAGATCATGAAGAGCGAAGTGCTGAGGGTGACCCACGAATTGCAAGCTATGAAGGATAAAATCAAGGAAAACACGGAGAAGATAAAGGTGAACAAGACGCTGCCGTATCTGGTCTCCAACGTGATCGAGCTTCTGGACGTGGACCCCAACGACCAGGAGGAGGACGGGGCCAACGTGGACCTGGACTCGCAGAGAAAAGGAAAGTGCGCCGTCATTAAGACTTCCACCCGGCAGACATACTTCCTGCCGGTGATCGGGCTGGTGGATGCCGAGAAGCTGAAGCCCGGGGATCTGGTGGGGGTCAACAAAGACTCCTACCTGATCCTGGAAACCCTGCCGACTGAGTACGACTCCAGAGTCAAGGCCATGGAGGTGGATGAGCGTCCCACCGAACAGTACAGCGACATTGGTGGACTGGACAAGCAGATCCAGGAGCTGGTCGAAGCTATTGTTCTGCCAATGAACCACAAGGAGAAGTTTGAAAACCTGGGCATCCAGCCACCGAAAGGTGTCCTGATGTACGGACCCCCTGGCACAGGAAAGACCCTTCTCGCCAGGGCTTGCGCCGCTCAAACCAAAGCTACCTTCTTGAAGCTGGCCGGCCCACAACTTGTCCAGATGTTTATCGGTGATGGAGCCAAGCTGGTGAGAGATGCCTTTGCTCTGGCCAAAGAGAAAGCTCCGTCCATCATCTTTATTGACGAGCTGGATGCCATCGGGACCAAGAGGTTTGACAGCGAGAAGGCTGGCGACAGAGAAGTGCAGAGGACCATGTTGGAGCTCCTGAACCAGCTGGATGGATTTCAGCCCAACATGCAGGTCAAG GTCATTGCTGCCACCAACAGAGTGGACATCTTGGACCCCGCTCTGCTCCGTTCCGGTCGTCTGGACAGGAAGATCGAGTTCCCCATGCCGAACGAAGAGGCTCGAGCTCGCATCATGCAGATTCATTCTCGCAAGATGAATGTCAGTCCGGATGTCAACTACGAGGAGCTGGCGCGCTGCACGGATGATTTCAACGGAGCCCAGTGCAAAGcagtgtgtgtggaggcgggcATGATCGCTCTGCGCCGGGGAGCCACCGAGCTGAACCACGAGGATTACATGGAGGGAATCCTGGAGGTCCAAGCCAAGAAGAAGGCCAACCTGCAGTACTACGCCTGA
- the psmb1 gene encoding proteasome subunit beta type-1: protein MLSAQNFGDNGKMKEYHYAGAVEHKFSPYTFNGGTVLAVAGEDFAIVASDTRLSEGYSIHSRDSPKCYKLTNTTVLGCSGFHGDCLTLTKIIDARLQMYEHSNNKKMNSGAIAAMLSTILYGRRFFPYYVYNIIGGLDEEGKGAVYSFDPVGSYQRDTYKAGGSASAMLQPLLDNQIGFKNMEGVQHVPLSREKAVRLVKDVFISAAERDVYTGDALKICVITKEGIEEQTLPLRKD from the exons ATGCTTTCTGCTCAGAATTTTGGAgacaatggcaaaatgaaagaATATCACTATGCCGGTGCCGTTGAGCACAAGTTCTCACCATATACGTTCAATGGAGG GACTGTGCTCGCTGTTGCCGGAGAAGACTTTGCGATTGTTGCCTCAGACACCAGACTTAGTGAAGGATACTCGATCCACAGCCGGGACTCTCCCAAATGCTACAAGTT GACCAACACAACTGTTCTTGGATGCAgtggtttccatggtgactgCCTGACGTTGACCAAAATCATTGATGCCAGATTACAG atgtaCGAACACTCAAACAACAAGAAGATGAATAGCGGAGCCATCGCAGCAATGTTGTCCACCATCCTGTATGGCAGACGGTTCTTCCCTTACTATGTCTACAACATTATTGGAGGTCTAGATGAAGAGG GTAAAGGGGCAGTTTACAGCTTTGACCCAGTGGGATCCTATCAGAGAGACACTTACAAGGCTGGAGGATCGGCCAGTGCCATGTTGCAGCCATTACTGGACAACCAG ATCGGGTTCAAGAACATGGAGGGTGTGCAGCACGTTCCATTGAGCCGCGAGAAGGCCGTCCGCCTGGTCAAAGATGTTTTCATctcagctgcagagagagatgTTTACACTGGAGACGCTCTGAAGATCTGCGTCATCACAAAAGAGGGCATTGAAGAGCAGACACTACCTCTAAGGAAGGACTGA
- the LOC128758557 gene encoding uncharacterized protein LOC128758557: MNQNNCVGGLQTPHQKGVMNPALRLYQPLVSYNSGPTPQPAQSSNCLSLLEKRKKQHSQQANTGTSIQAPQIFHSQNASNPPDATLPPQMYKGEQMTPMTHVPLTTTVSKNSDIVPQLQNIVSTVNVGCKLDLKTIALRARNCEYNPKRFAAVIMRIREPRTTALIFSSGKMVCTGAKSEEQSRLAARKYARIIQKLGFPAKFMDFKIQNMVGSCDVKFPIRLEGLVLSHHQFCSYEPELFPGLIYKMLKPKIVLLIFVSGKVVLTGAKLRGEIYKAFDNIYPILKGFRKAV, encoded by the exons ATGAATCAGAACAACTGCGTGGGAGGCCTCCAGACCCCCCATCAG AAGGGGGTCATGAACCCAGCCTTGCGTCTATACCAACCACTCGTGTCGTACAACTCAGGTCCGACCCCTCAACCCGCTCAGAGCAGCAACTGTCTGTCGCTcttggagaagaggaagaaacaacACAGCCAGCAGGCCAATACAG GGACTTCAATCCAGGCTCCTCAGATCTTTCATTCCCAGAATGCATCCAATCCACCTGACGCCACTCTACCACCTCAGATGTACAAAGGCGAACAGATGACCCCCATGACCCATGTTCCTCTGACCACCACCGTCTCCAAGAACTCAGACATTGTTCCTCAACTCCA GAATATCGTGTCCACGGTAAATGTGGGCTGCAAACTGGACTTGAAGACCATCGCGCTCAGAGCCAGGAACTGCGAGTACAACCCAAAG CGCTTTGCCGCTGTGATCATGAGAATCCGAGAACCTAGGACCACAGCTCTGATCTTCAGCTCAGGGAAGATGGTGTGCACCGGAGCCAAGAG TGAGGAGCAGTCGAGGTTGGCGGCAAGAAAATACGCTCGTATCATCCAAAAGCTTGGATTTCCAGCCAAGTTTATGGACTTCAAGATACAGAACATGGTGGGAAGCTGTGACGTGAAGTTCCCCATCCGTCTGGAAGGTCTGGTGCTCTCGCATCACCAGTTCTGCAG TTATGAACCAGAACTGTTTCCTGGACTGATTTACAAGATGCTTAAGCCCAAAATCGTGCTGCTCATTTTCGTATCAGGGAAGGTTGTACTAACAG GTGCCAAGCTCCGGGGAGAGATCTACAAAGCCTTCGACAACATCTACCCAATCTTGAAAGGCTTCCGCAAGGCAGTGTAG
- the rhoua gene encoding ras homolog family member Ua — MSPSSPCQTPPRGDKGFKPASPAPPVPPRRLRSREKSSSRTRRSGAAAAAESRVKCVLVGDGAVGKTSLVVSYTTNGYPTEYVPTAFDNFSAVVSVDGQPVKLQLCDTAGQDEFDKLRPLCYTSADVFLLCFSVVSPVSFQNIPEKWVPEIRRHAPLAPILLVGTQCDLREDVKVLIDLARFRERPVEPADARDCASEIGAVAYMECSSLTQKNLKEVFDTAILASLQSYGVQARPRGKQRRRKKQRQAPDKMSLSKSWWRRYCCVA, encoded by the exons ATGTCTCCCTCTTCTCCGTGCCAAACGCCTCCGCGAGGGGACAAAGGATTCAAGCCTGCCTCTCCTGCTCCCCCCGTCCCACCGAGGAGGCTGAGGAGCCGGGAGAAGAGCTCCAGTCGCACGCGGAGGtccggagcagcagcagcagcggagagCCGGGTGAAGTGCGTGCTGGTGGGCGACGGAGCTGTGGGCAAGACCAGCCTGGTGGTCAGCTACACCACCAACGGTTACCCCACCGAGTATGTGCCCACGGCGTTTGACAACTTCTCAG CGGTGGTGTCCGTTGACGGACAACCAGTCAAACTGCAACTGTGTGACACTGCTGGACAG gatgagtttgacaagctGCGTCCGCTGTGCTACACCAGTGCAGACGTGTTCCTGCTGTGCTTCAGTGTCGTCAGCCCGGTCTCCTTCCAGAATATTCCGGAGAAGTGGGTCCCAGAGATACGGAGACACGCTCCTTTAGCACCCATCCTCCTGGTTGGAACGCAGTGTGACCTCAGAGAGGATGTCAAG GTTCTCATCGACTTGGCCCGGTTCCGTGAAAGGCCTGTGGAGCCAGCAGATGCCAGGGATTGTGCCAGTGAGATCGGTGCAGTGGCTTACATGGAATGTTCCTCTTTAACCCAAAAGAATCTGAAAGAAGTGTTTGACACGGCCATACTGGCCAGCCTGCAGAGCTACGGCGTCCAGGCACGgcccagaggaaaacagaggcgaAGAAAGAAGCAGAGACAAGCGCCAGACAAGATGAGTCTGTCCAAGTCCTGGTGGAGACGATACTGCTGCGTGGCCTAG
- the LOC128758937 gene encoding TATA-box-binding protein, producing MDQNNSMPAFQASPQSAMTPGLPIFSPMMPYGSGLTPQPVQSTNSLSILEEQQRQQQQQQQQQQQQAQQANSVLPGTSGQTPQLFHSQNVTGTTTTALPGNTPLYNTPLTPMTPVTPATPASESSGILPQLQNIVSTVNLGCKLDLKTIALRARNAEYNPKRFAAVIMRIREPRTTALIFSSGKMVCTGAKSEEQSRLAARKYARVVQKLGFPAKFLDFKIQNMVGSCDVKFPIRLEGLVLTHQQFSSYEPELFPGLIYRMIKPRIVLLIFVSGKVVLTGAKVRGEIYEAFENIYPILKGFRKTT from the exons ATGGACCAGAACAACAGCATGCCGGCCTTCCAGGCCTCCCCGCAG AGCGCCATGACCCCAGGTTTGCCCATCTTCAGTCCGATGATGCCATACGGCTCAGGCCTGACACCCCAGCCTGTTCAGAGTACCAACAGTCTGTCTATActggaagagcagcagaggcaacaacagcaacaacaacagcagcagcagcaacaggccCAGCAGGCCAATTCGG TCCTTCCAGGTACATCAGGCCAGACCCCTCAGCTTTTTCATTCCCAGAATGTTACCGGCACAACCACCACTGCACTGCCTGGCAATACCCCCCTCTATAACACCCCACTGACTCCGATGACCCCCGTCACTCCAGCTACGCCAGCCTCGGAAAGCTCCGGAATCCTTCCTCAGCTGCA AAACATTGTGTCTACTGTAAATTTGGGCTGCAAACTGGACCTGAAGACAATCGCTCTCAGAGCCAGGAATGCTGAATACAATCCCAAG CGTTTCGCTGCTGTGATCATGAGAATACGAGAACCTAGAACAACAGCACTTATCTTCAGCTCGGGGAAGATGGTCTGCACTGGGGCCAAAAG TGAGGAACAGTCGAGGCTAGCAGCAAGAAAATATGCCCGTGTTGTACAGAAACTTGGGTTTCCAGCCAAGTTTTTAGATTttaagattcagaacatggtgGGCAGCTGTGATGTCAAGTTTCCCATCCGCCTTGAGGGTCTTGTGCTCACACATCAACAGTTTAGCAG TTACGAGCCTGAGCTGTTTCCAGGACTCATTTACAGAATGATCAAACCCAGGATTGTGCTGCTCATCTTCGTCTCTGGGAAGGTCGTACTTACAG GTGCcaaggtgagaggagaaatctACGAagcttttgaaaacatttatcCAATCCTGAAAGGTTTCCGGAAGACGACGTAG